GTCAACATAAATCATATAATCGGAGAACACCATACTATCCCTCGTTATAATAGTTTTTTTACAATTCTTTGTTGATTTGAAGCGACTTTAAAATGCAAGAAAAAATCTGCCTCATAGCAGCATTAAATAAGCATTTAACGCTGCTATGAAGCAGATTAATTAATAGGTACACTTTTTGATTATTTATTATTTCGGTTTTTTTGTAAAAATTCAGGAATCTTTATTCCGCTGGCTTCATTGTTTCCAGTGTTATTAAACGGACTGTTTCCCGTACTCAAATGCGGATTCGGATTGGTGCCCGTTGGTCTGTTGAAACCATTATTATTGGTTGCAGCTATTTGTGACTGCGCTTTTCCATAAGAAGAACTTGTGTTCATTCCGCCGTTAAATTTAAACTCTGGTCTTGGTGTTGGTTGTTTAATAAAGCTCGGACCTTTTGCCTGTTCACTGGTACCAGAAGCCTTATCTAATCCTGTAGCTATGACCGTAATAGTAGCTTCATCGGGTGTTGTCTCATCATACATTGCGCCAAAAATAATATTGGCAGCTTCGCCTGCTAGTTCCTGAACCATAGTCGCAGCTTCGTTTGCTTCAATCAAACTGATATCTCCAGAGATATTAATAATAACATGGGAAGCACCTTGTATCGTTGTTTCAAGTAATGGGCTTGTAATAGCCTGATTAACCGCGTTAACACATTTATCATCACCTTTACCAAGTCCGATACCAATATGTGCAACACCTTTATCTTTCATAACGGTCTGTACGTCAGCAAAATCCAGATTAATAAGTCCGGGAACATTAATTAAATCTGTAATACCCTGAACACCCTGCTGTAAAACTTCATCCGCTTTTCTTAAAGAATCAGGTATCGTCGTTCTTCTATCAACGATTTCTAACAGCTTGTCATTTGGTATAACAATTAAAGTATCAACATGGTCTTTTAAACGTTCAATACCACTAAGTGCATTGTTCATACGAGCTTTACCTTCAAATTTGAAAGGCTTTGTAACAATACCTACTGTTAAAATCCCTAAATCTTTAGCAATTTGAGCTACTACAGGAGCCGCACCAGTACCGGTACCGCCACCCATACCACAAGTAACAAATACCATATCAGACCCTTTGATAACTTCTGTCAAATCTTCTTTACTTTCTTCCGCAGCCTGCGCTCCGATTTCAGGTTGGGCCCCTGCTCCCAAACCTTTCGTTAACTTCTCACCAATCTGGATACATTGCGGTGCTTTACAGTTTTTTAAATGTTGCTTATCTGTATTCACACAAACAAAATCAACACCTACAATATTCTCTTCAATCATTCTATTAACAGCGTTATTCCCTGCACCTCCTACTCCAATTACAAGTATTTTTGCAGTTGAATCAGCTTCGTTCGTCCTAATTTCAAGCAAGGTACTTCCTCCTTCACATACTTATCATCTATCAAATATTGAATAACCTCTTTAAACGAATCTTTCCTATGTATTATTCTATCAGCTTGTCCACTTTTATGTAGGATACTTTTCCGAGATACTTTATCCTCAAAAAATTGCCCCTAGATATTTTCTTTCGTTCTCATCCTTTTTCATGTATAAAAGGGCTAGTTTATTCTTTTTTACCCTATAGTATATAATATCTTTTTTGATAAAAAATATCAACCCTAAATTTCACTTTTTTGCAACAATTTTGTAACAATTTACTTGACTGCTATTTTCCATGGTAAAGCCTGGAATCAGGTTATTTACTGATATCTGCTCTTAGAAGTCAAAACAGTATAGTCCAAATTACTCACTCACTTCCATGGTTTACCAACTATGACTTGTCCTTCTTTATAATCTTCCATTAAGAGCATCCATTTTTTATCTCCGTATTTATCTTTCACTTCTGGCAAAGCTGTAACCAATGCTGCCATCTGTTCGTCGTAGGTATCCCGTTTCCCAAGTAATACTTTAATATTACCACATCGTAAGGTTATCTCAAAATTCTTATTAAATTGGATTGTCTGAATATCCAAAGCAAATTTATGAATCAGCTGTGTTAAGTTTAGGATAACCTGAAACAATTCGTCCTTTTGCACTTCTAATTTTTCGTAAAGAATCATCTGGTTAAAGCTTAAACCTGTAATGAAAGGTATGTCCTCAAGCTTTTCTCCTGAGCTTTCTATAATAATACCATCCTTATCGAAGTACATATATCCTCCCATATACTCAATACAGCCGGTTATAATTTTTTCGTATACCTGTACTTTCACGGTATTTTTATCAACAAGTTTTATATTAATATCTTCTACAAATGGAATACTATCTACTTTACCATATTTATATCTAAGATAAAGTAAGATTGTATTTCCATCTGTCTTTTCCGTTACTATTTTTTCTTTTAATTCTTCTTCCGTATAATGACTGCTTCCTTCAATTCTTATTGTATCCAGGCTGCAGGCCATATATAGTATCACGACCGGAAGAAGGATACCAAGGCAGAGAAGAAGAAATTTCATCAGTCTAAGTAAAAATACTTTCTTATTTTTATCTCTCTGTTCTTTCATCAATACCTCCGTGCCTTATTAACCGGGCGTACTTGACTTATGTCCTGTAATTAATGTCCGCACCCAATTGTTTTAAATCTCTGCAAATGTTTTCATATCCCCTTTCTATAAAATAAGGATTGTGTAATGTTGTCTTACCATTTGCCATTAATCCGGCAATTACCAAAGCCGCACCTCCCCTTAGTTCACTGGCATATACCTCACATCCTGTAAGTCCTGATACACCATGAATACTGGCTTCTCTTCCACTTATGCGGATATCTGCTCCAAATTTTAACTGTTCTTCAACATTCTGATATCTTCCCTCAAATATTTCTTCCTTAATTATACTGTCTCCTGATGCTATCGTAAGCACGGACATTATCTGTGACTGCATATCTGTTGGAAATCCCGGATAAGGCGCAGTCTGAATAGATGGAACTGATTTTAATCTGCCTGAGGAAGATATTATAATGTAATCTTCGCCACAGTATATACTACAGCCCATCTGCCTTAAAACCTCCACAACTTTGTGAAGACTTCCACAGCCAATACCAGTTAAAACTGCCTCTCCTCCAGTTCCTGCTACAGCAGCAAGATAGGTACCTGCTACAATCCGGTCGGATGCAGCCGTATACTCTACTGGATGAAGGTAGTCAACTCCGTCGATTTCAATTCTTTCTGTACCTGCGCCATAAATTCTTGCCCCGGATGCATTTAAGAACTTACATAATTCTATAATTTCCGGTTCTTTGGCAGCATTAAAAATTCTTGTTTTACCTGTAGCTAATACTGCTGCCAGAATTACATTTTCGGTGGCTCCTACACTAGGAAATTGCAATTGTATATTATTCCCTTTTATTTCCTTTGTCGTGCATTGAATTAGCCCGTCCTCTTCTTCCAATTGGACATTTAAGTCCTTGAAAGCACTTAAATGGTAATCAATCGGTCTTGCACCAATTGTACAGCCTCCAGGATATGTTATGGTAACCGAATGTGTTCGGCCAAGTAATGCGCCCATTAATATTACAGAAGACCGCATCATCTTGACATATTCCTCAGGAACAGTAGATGTATGAAGCTTTGTAGTGTCAATCAGCAGAGAAGAATTTTCCCACTGTACACTGCATCCTATTGCCTCTAATATTTTTATCATATGATAAACATCCAAAATTTTGGGACAATGGTTTAGCTTCGTTATGCCATTTACCAATACTGTAGCTGCCAATATAGGCAGTACTGCGTTTTTAGAACCTTGTATGTTAACTTCACCATTTAGCTGCTTTCCTCCGACAATTTCAATAAATGCCATGGCGCACCTCAACAAACTAGAATATATTAATACTATATGAAATATTCTTTGTTTTGTGCCATCAGCAAAAAACGGTTCAGTAAATACCTAATGTAATATAAATTTATCTTTCATATTTAATCTGGTTGGAAACACTAAGAACTATCCCCATTTCCACCAGTAACACTACCAGGGAGCTACCTCCATAACTAATAAAGGGCAGTGGAATTCCTGTTGATGGTATCGTGCTGGTAACAACAGCTATATTGAGTAATACCTGTACTGCTATATGTGTTAATACACCGGTGGCAATTAACCCGCCATATAAATCTGGAGCGTTAATTGCTATAACAAATAATCTCCATATCATTAAGACAAATATCAGAATTAATGAGACCGCTCCGAATAATCCGAGCTCTTCACAAATTACTGCAAAAATCATATCATTATGTGATTCCGGTATAAACCCAAGCTTCTGCATGCTTTCTCCCAGGCCTCTTCCAAAGATACCACCTGATGCTATTGCATATAGTCCCTGTCGTATTTGATAACCTTTATCATGGGTTTCAACATTTAACCATACATCAATACGAGTACTTCTGTAACCGACAAAAAATACGAAGATGGAACCAATTCCCGCTCCAAGAATACCCGCAATAATAAAATACAGTTTTTTTCTACTGGCAATAAAACAGATGGCTCCCATAATGCAAGTCATGACCAGTGCTGTACTGAAGTTAGGAATCAATACCAATACAATCAGCGGTGCTACAAAAATAACTACCCGTAAAAATCCTGAAAATTTATCCAGCTTCTTTGGTGCAAGATTTACTATGTACGCAGTAAACAATATAATTGCTATTTTAGACAACTCTGACGGCTGAAAGCTTCCCAAAGGTCCAAGTTCAATCCATCTTTTTTGCCCTTTTATTTTGTCTCCAAATATCAATACATAAGTTTGAAGAAAAATACATAGACCATAGAGTAATAGAACAGGTTTCATCTTGATAATAGGAAACTTTTTAAAATATATACGGTAATCAATTTTAGAAACAATCAGCATAGCTATAATGCCAATAATTGCAAACACGCCCTGTCGCTCCAGATAATACATAGGGTTATCGAATTTTCTGCTTGCATTATAGGAGCTGGTACTGTAAATCATAATCAACCCAAAACCCACCAAAAACAGTGTCAAGAAAAGCAGGCTGTAATCATAATAACTATGGAATTTTTTTGATTTTCTCTGCTCTCTTTCTTCCCTTGTCATACTAGCTCCTATCTGTACGCTATACGCACCATTTTCTTTATAACAGATATTATCAGGAAGTCCGGTGATTTTTGGAACCTCTATTTATCCTTTAAGTTCTTTACATATTCTTTAAACAAGGTTCCACGTTCTTCATAATTCTGAAACATTCCCCAACTTGCACATGCCGGAGATAGCAAACAGGAATCCCCTGTATTTGCCTTAGCAGCACATACATCAACTGCTTCTTTAAGAGTTTCTACTAGGATGATATTTTCATATCCGTGTCGCCTTGCCGTACTAGCTATCTTTTCTTTTGTCTGCCCTAAGAGAACCAAATATCTAATTTTGTCTCCAAAGGCCTCCAGCCACTCATCGAAATCAGCTCCTTTGTCATAGCCTCCTGCAATTAATAAGGTAGGCGATTGCATTGATTCAATTGCCTTTATAGACGCATCGGGATTGGTTCCCTTGGAATCGTTATAGTATTTTACACCATTTTTCGTGGTTACAAACTCGATTCTGTGTTCTACCGCTACAAATTCTTTTAATGCCTTTTGTATACATGCAACAGGAACTTGTAAAAATATTGCTATAGCGGTTGCAGCCATCACATTTTCATAGCTGTGTCGCCCAAAGATGTTCAGTTCATGTATATTGCAGATAATTATTTTCCCGCTGCCTGTATTGTAAATAATCTCTTCACCTTCTAGATAAATCCCTTGACTAAGGCTGCGTCGGCTGCTGAAATAAAATACATTTGTTTTTAAGGTTTCACCTATTTTCCTTAACACATCATCTTCATAATTTAGTACACAAATATCTGTCTCATCCTGATTTTTTGTTATATTTACTTTTGCAGCAATATAATTCTCCATTGTATGATGACGGTTCAGATGATCAGGTGTAATATTTAATATAGCACTGGCATTTGGTTTAAACGATTCTATGGTTTCTAACTGAAAACTGCTCATCTCAGCTACCGTCACAGACTCCTCTGTAGTTTCTGGTGCCATACTGGTATATGGTATACCAATATTTCCGACAACAAATACACTGTCATAATAGGTCTTCATAATTTCACCGACTAAGGTAGTCGTTGTTGTCTTACCATTCGTACCGGTTATACCAACTACTTTTCCTCTGGAAAAATAATAAGCTAACTCTATTTCTCCCCATATGGTAATATTCTTCTCTCTTATCTTTTCAATGATTTCTAAATCTGTAGGTACTCCCGGACTTAAAATGACTAAATCCAAAGAATCTATTATTTTATCCGTCAAGGTTCCAACTAGTATTTCTCCGTTAAATCCTATCGGAAGTTTTGCTAAAATTTCTTCTTTATCTGCTCGTTCATTACTGTCATAAATAATTAAACCTGCTGTTTTATCCTGTAGTAATTTCGCTGCCGCTATACCACTGATACCTGTTCCAAATATCAAGGCTCTTTTCTGCTCAAGTTTCATTTCAGTTTAACTCCTATCTGTGTTTCTTCGTACATGCCTTATTTGCGCTAGCTAGTTATATACCCATTAATGCGATTAAACATAATACTGCTGTAACTATAGAAAATACAGCTACAACCCTGGTCTCAGGCCAACCGCATAATTCAAAATGGTGATGAATTGGGGCCATCTTAAAGATTCGCTTTCCTCCTGTCAGCTTGAAATAGCCAACCTGTATCATTACGGATAATACCTCTATTAAGTATATAAGACCCACAATCACTATAAATAGCTGCATGCGAAGCATATATGCAGATGCTGCCACAAAACCCCCTAATGCCAAAGAACCGGTATCGCCCATAAATACTCTTGCCGGATAAATGTTAAATACTAAAAAACCCAGCAGGCTTCCTGCAACCGCACATGTAATCGGCGATATTCCACTGCTGATTCCAATGGCCACCACTGAGAAAAAAGTAGCAATTAATATTGTAACACTGCTGGCTAAGCCATCCAGACCATCTGTAAAGTTCGCTCCGTTTACCGTACCAAGTACTACCAAAAATAAGATAGGAACAAACAAAAATGAAGTATCAAGATATTTCCCGCCCTGAAAGCCACCAGTAAAGGGAATCAGCATAGTAGATCCTACCTCTGTATAATTCACCAGATAAAAACCCAAAATAGCAGTCACCAAAATCTGCCCCACAAGCTTTTGCCATGCCCGTAATCCTAAGGATCTTTTCATTACAATTTTTATATAATCATCTAAAAATCCAATAAGCCCAAATCCAACGGTAGCAAACAGTACCGGTATCATATCTTTATATTTTCCAATATAAAAAACCGAAGTGATTGTTACACTCAGCA
The nucleotide sequence above comes from Anaerocolumna cellulosilytica. Encoded proteins:
- a CDS encoding FtsW/RodA/SpoVE family cell cycle protein → MTREEREQRKSKKFHSYYDYSLLFLTLFLVGFGLIMIYSTSSYNASRKFDNPMYYLERQGVFAIIGIIAMLIVSKIDYRIYFKKFPIIKMKPVLLLYGLCIFLQTYVLIFGDKIKGQKRWIELGPLGSFQPSELSKIAIILFTAYIVNLAPKKLDKFSGFLRVVIFVAPLIVLVLIPNFSTALVMTCIMGAICFIASRKKLYFIIAGILGAGIGSIFVFFVGYRSTRIDVWLNVETHDKGYQIRQGLYAIASGGIFGRGLGESMQKLGFIPESHNDMIFAVICEELGLFGAVSLILIFVLMIWRLFVIAINAPDLYGGLIATGVLTHIAVQVLLNIAVVTSTIPSTGIPLPFISYGGSSLVVLLVEMGIVLSVSNQIKYER
- the murA gene encoding UDP-N-acetylglucosamine 1-carboxyvinyltransferase, producing MAFIEIVGGKQLNGEVNIQGSKNAVLPILAATVLVNGITKLNHCPKILDVYHMIKILEAIGCSVQWENSSLLIDTTKLHTSTVPEEYVKMMRSSVILMGALLGRTHSVTITYPGGCTIGARPIDYHLSAFKDLNVQLEEEDGLIQCTTKEIKGNNIQLQFPSVGATENVILAAVLATGKTRIFNAAKEPEIIELCKFLNASGARIYGAGTERIEIDGVDYLHPVEYTAASDRIVAGTYLAAVAGTGGEAVLTGIGCGSLHKVVEVLRQMGCSIYCGEDYIIISSSGRLKSVPSIQTAPYPGFPTDMQSQIMSVLTIASGDSIIKEEIFEGRYQNVEEQLKFGADIRISGREASIHGVSGLTGCEVYASELRGGAALVIAGLMANGKTTLHNPYFIERGYENICRDLKQLGADINYRT
- the murD gene encoding UDP-N-acetylmuramoyl-L-alanine--D-glutamate ligase — translated: MKLEQKRALIFGTGISGIAAAKLLQDKTAGLIIYDSNERADKEEILAKLPIGFNGEILVGTLTDKIIDSLDLVILSPGVPTDLEIIEKIREKNITIWGEIELAYYFSRGKVVGITGTNGKTTTTTLVGEIMKTYYDSVFVVGNIGIPYTSMAPETTEESVTVAEMSSFQLETIESFKPNASAILNITPDHLNRHHTMENYIAAKVNITKNQDETDICVLNYEDDVLRKIGETLKTNVFYFSSRRSLSQGIYLEGEEIIYNTGSGKIIICNIHELNIFGRHSYENVMAATAIAIFLQVPVACIQKALKEFVAVEHRIEFVTTKNGVKYYNDSKGTNPDASIKAIESMQSPTLLIAGGYDKGADFDEWLEAFGDKIRYLVLLGQTKEKIASTARRHGYENIILVETLKEAVDVCAAKANTGDSCLLSPACASWGMFQNYEERGTLFKEYVKNLKDK
- the ftsZ gene encoding cell division protein FtsZ, giving the protein MLEIRTNEADSTAKILVIGVGGAGNNAVNRMIEENIVGVDFVCVNTDKQHLKNCKAPQCIQIGEKLTKGLGAGAQPEIGAQAAEESKEDLTEVIKGSDMVFVTCGMGGGTGTGAAPVVAQIAKDLGILTVGIVTKPFKFEGKARMNNALSGIERLKDHVDTLIVIPNDKLLEIVDRRTTIPDSLRKADEVLQQGVQGITDLINVPGLINLDFADVQTVMKDKGVAHIGIGLGKGDDKCVNAVNQAITSPLLETTIQGASHVIINISGDISLIEANEAATMVQELAGEAANIIFGAMYDETTPDEATITVIATGLDKASGTSEQAKGPSFIKQPTPRPEFKFNGGMNTSSSYGKAQSQIAATNNNGFNRPTGTNPNPHLSTGNSPFNNTGNNEASGIKIPEFLQKNRNNK
- the mraY gene encoding phospho-N-acetylmuramoyl-pentapeptide-transferase: MNFRILMPVIISFAISVILCPLLIPFLKRLKFGQFVRDDGPESHQKKSGTPTMGGIIILLSVTITSVFYIGKYKDMIPVLFATVGFGLIGFLDDYIKIVMKRSLGLRAWQKLVGQILVTAILGFYLVNYTEVGSTMLIPFTGGFQGGKYLDTSFLFVPILFLVVLGTVNGANFTDGLDGLASSVTILIATFFSVVAIGISSGISPITCAVAGSLLGFLVFNIYPARVFMGDTGSLALGGFVAASAYMLRMQLFIVIVGLIYLIEVLSVMIQVGYFKLTGGKRIFKMAPIHHHFELCGWPETRVVAVFSIVTAVLCLIALMGI
- a CDS encoding cell division protein FtsQ/DivIB; this encodes MKEQRDKNKKVFLLRLMKFLLLCLGILLPVVILYMACSLDTIRIEGSSHYTEEELKEKIVTEKTDGNTILLYLRYKYGKVDSIPFVEDINIKLVDKNTVKVQVYEKIITGCIEYMGGYMYFDKDGIIIESSGEKLEDIPFITGLSFNQMILYEKLEVQKDELFQVILNLTQLIHKFALDIQTIQFNKNFEITLRCGNIKVLLGKRDTYDEQMAALVTALPEVKDKYGDKKWMLLMEDYKEGQVIVGKPWK